Genomic segment of Campylobacter ureolyticus ACS-301-V-Sch3b:
GTTATTTTTAAACTCATTTTCGCCGATGCAAAGAAATATCAGTTTATTTAAGTTATCAGCTGATTTTAGATGTTTTGCAGGATTTTTAGCCTCGTAGCTTACTTCGACTTTATATTTTTTTCTTAAATCCAGCCCCAAAGAGTAAATTTCATCTATAAATTTATCATCTAGTGCGCAAAGATAAATTCCATCTCTTTTTTCTTCTTTATTTCTTATAGATAAAATTTCCATTACCCTTTCAATCCCAAGAGCAAATCCAACACCAAAAGTAGGTTTTCCACCTAAATACTCAACTAAATTATCATATCTTCCACCACCTAAAACTGCACTTTGTGAGCCAAGCTCATCGCTTACAAATTCAAAAGCTGTTTTAGTGTAATAATCAAGTCCACGAACTAGCTTTGGATCAACTTCAAATTCAATGTTGTTTTTAGTTAGTATTTCTTTAAGTTTTTCAAAGTCACTTTTACACTCATCGTTTAAATTTTCTGTTATCAAAGGTGCGTTTTGAAGAGCTTTTTGGCAAGATTCATTTTTGCAATCAAGCACTCTTATTGGGTTTGTTTTAATTCTTCTTTGGCAATCATCACAAAGAGTTTGTGAGTTTAAAAACTTAACTAGTTTTTCTTTATAAATAGGCATACAGTTTTTATCACCTAAGGAGTTTATTTTTAAAGTTGTTTTTATATTAAGGCGTTTTAAAATCTGAGCTCCTATTATAATAACACTTGCATCTTCATAAACTGAATTTTCCCCAAAACACTCTATTCCAAATTGGTGAAATTCTCTAAAACGACCTTTTTGTGGTCTTTCGTACCTAAACATAGAACCATGATAAAAGTATTTTCTAACTCCACCAGCTTTATCAAATTTATGCTCTATAAAGGCTCTTACAACGCCCGCAGTTCCTTCTGGCCTAAGACAAATACTATTATCGCTTTTATCCTTAAACTCATACATCTCTTTATTTACTATATCGCTACTTTCACCAACACTTCTTATAAAAAGTGAAGTTTCTTCAAGTTTTGGAATTTCTACAAAGTTATACCCAAAATTTTCTGCTGTTTCTTCACAAATTTTAATAATATGTCTATATAAATTACCATTATCTATGATATCTTTCATCCCTCTAAGTGCTTTTATCATTTTATAAACTCCTTGATTTTTGCGTGAATATTTGAAATTTCATCACTTGCATTTAGTTTTAAAACTTCAAATTTGAGATAATTTAAAATCATCTCCATATTTTCTTGAACTGTTAAAAGATATTTTATACCTCTTTTTTCTATATTGTCTAATTTTTTATTGAAAAGTCTGTTTTTAAGTGTATTTTCATCAGCTTTTAAAAAGATAAATTTATCGCCAAAATGCCCATTTAATGCAAATTT
This window contains:
- the hisS gene encoding histidine--tRNA ligase, translating into MIKALRGMKDIIDNGNLYRHIIKICEETAENFGYNFVEIPKLEETSLFIRSVGESSDIVNKEMYEFKDKSDNSICLRPEGTAGVVRAFIEHKFDKAGGVRKYFYHGSMFRYERPQKGRFREFHQFGIECFGENSVYEDASVIIIGAQILKRLNIKTTLKINSLGDKNCMPIYKEKLVKFLNSQTLCDDCQRRIKTNPIRVLDCKNESCQKALQNAPLITENLNDECKSDFEKLKEILTKNNIEFEVDPKLVRGLDYYTKTAFEFVSDELGSQSAVLGGGRYDNLVEYLGGKPTFGVGFALGIERVMEILSIRNKEEKRDGIYLCALDDKFIDEIYSLGLDLRKKYKVEVSYEAKNPAKHLKSADNLNKLIFLCIGENEFKNNEIWYKNLENGDNQKIKLSNLEGKLNEQ